The sequence TGGAAAGTCGAATCCTTCAATGGGTATCAATATAAGAGCTTCTTGGATGCTTACAAAGGGTATCACCAGATTAAAATAGCCAAGGAGGATGAAGAAAAAACATCCTTCTTCACCAGCAAGGGGATTTATTGCTACCAAAAGATAGCCCTTCGGACTATAAAATGCAGGAGCAACTTATCAAAGGCTCGTCGACAAAGCCTTTCATAACCAACTGGGGAGAAATCTGGAAGCCTACGTGGATGACATTGTAATCAAAAGCCGAAAAGAAGAAAATTTAATAGAAGACATTCAGGAAACTTTTGACAAGTTTCGGGCAATAAACATGAAACTAAACCCAAAGAAATGTTCCTTCGGAGTTGAGGAAGGGAAATTTCTTGGGTATTATATCACCAGAAAGGGAATCCAAGCAAATCTAGAAAAGATAGACAGGCTCAATCAACTCCAAACCCCAGCAACTAAAAAATACATgcagagtttgaatgagaaattggCATCACTCAGCAGGTTCGTATCAAGGGGAGCAGAAAAGAAACTACCCTTCTTCAAAATCTTGAAAGGATGCTTGGGGAAGAAGAAAATTGTTTGGAACGAAGAGGCTGAGAAGGCATTCGTCGAAATGAAGGAGTACATTGCCAAGCTCCCTACCTTGACTTCACCCGAAGAAGGAGAAACACTCTTCATATACTTGGCTGCTTCGAAAGAGTGCATTAGCACAGTATTGGTCACCGAACGAGAAAGAGTGTAAGTACCGATATACTTTGTTAGTCGAGTACTTCAAGGAGCGGAGCTGAATTACCTAGAACTTGAGAAGCTCACCTTAGCACTCGTCCATACACCTAGGAAACTCAGAAGATACTTCCAAGCACATCAGATAATGGTGTTACCAACAAACCAATCAGGCAAGTACTCTCGAAAGCTGAAAAATCGGGGAgaatggccaaatgggccattGAGCTAGGTGAACATGACATTGAGTTCAGAGTTAGGCACGCAATCAAAGGAAAAGTTCCGGTAGACTTCATCGCTAAAATAGATAGCATTGATGAAGAAGATACAAAGAACTCCACTCAAGTCATTACCCCGAGGATTGAAAGTGAAGAATGGAAGTTGTACACCGATGTTGCGTCGAGTTCTGATGGATCAGGTGCTGGTCTGATGTTAGTAAACTCCGAAGGAAAAGAGTTTACTTATGAACTCCGTTTTGAATTCGCAACAACCAATTACGAAGCTGAGTACGAAGCGCTACTCGCAGGACTGAGAATGGTGAAGGAATTAAAGATCCCCCACCTTCGCGCTTTCATCGACTCACAACTAGTGGCTAACCAAATCATGGGCACTTTTGAAGCAAGGCAACCCACCATCCAACAGTACTTGACAAAAGCGAAGGAACTGAGTGAAAGCTTCAAAAGTTTTGACATCGAACATGTCCGACGAAGTCAAAATAAGAAGGCAGACGCACTGAGCAAACTCGCTTCGTTGACATTTGAGCATCTTGCAAAAGAAGTATTGGTGGAGGTGCTAGAAAAGAAATCGATCCTAGAAGAAGAAGTCAATGACCTCGTACAAGAAGACGAGGTAACATCGATGACTCCACTGCAAGTATATCTTGAAACAGGAAAATTACCAGAGGATAAAACGAATCAAGGAAGATAAGGATAAAGGCACCCTCCTACAAAATTATGAATGGAGCGCTATACAGAAGTTCCTTCCTCACTCTATGGCTTTGATGTGTGGGGCCAAAGCAAGCAACTGTTATAATCAAGAGATGCATGAAGGG comes from Rutidosis leptorrhynchoides isolate AG116_Rl617_1_P2 chromosome 4, CSIRO_AGI_Rlap_v1, whole genome shotgun sequence and encodes:
- the LOC139840920 gene encoding uncharacterized protein; translated protein: MKLNPKKCSFGVEEGKFLGYYITRKGIQANLEKIDRLNQLQTPATKKYMQSLNEKLASLSRFVSRGAEKKLPFFKILKGCLGKKKIVWNEEAEKAFVEMKEYIAKLPTLTSPEEGETLFIYLAASKECISTVLVTERERVQVLSKAEKSGRMAKWAIELGEHDIEFRVRHAIKGKVPVDFIAKIDSIDEEDTKNSTQVITPRIESEEWKLYTDVASSSDGSGAGLMLVNSEGKEFTYELRFEFATTNYEAEYEALLAGLRMVKELKIPHLRAFIDSQLVANQIMGTFEARQPTIQQYLTKAKELSESFKSFDIEHVRRSQNKKADALSKLASLTFEHLAKEVLVEVLEKKSILEEEVNDLVQEDEVTSMTPLQVYLETGKLPEDKTNQGR